The sequence TGCAGTTATGGAACCCTGCTTCCCCTTGATCCACAGAAGATCACTCCCTTCAATGGCTTCCAGCCGTCCTAAAAAGCGATGAAGCCCGAGAGAGCCGCTGAGGGTGGTAAATCGGGGAACTGCCAGGGGAAGATCCAGGGATTTCCTGAGGAGACTCCGGAAGGTCCTCCATTTGCGGCGGACATGAAAAGCACCACTCACAGGAACCAGGAGATTGAAAATGACAGCTAGAGTGAAAAGCCGTATAAGTATGATAGAGGGATCAGGCAAGTACATTGAACAGAGATCCGCCAGTATAAGCAGAACCAGCTGCTGCATAAGGAGTGGAAGCTTTTAAGGCACTATGAAGCTGACTTGAATACTGCCCAATAAGAGCCTTCACAGACTCATCCGACATTTTTGAGATCTCAGGATGCAGCCCGGGATTTTCGGATCTGGTAACAATGCTGTTGATCAGGGTATTCAAGACTCTCAGCCGATTGATAGAAACAGAGCCCCCGGGGGATTTAGTGGGAACTCCCTGCACGTATTTAAACTGGGCATAAGGACTCTGAGCCCGGGAAACAGGCAGACTGATTCTGCCCGAATTGGGTTTCATATTGGCAATTTGTGCTACATTGACTTGTCCAGAAACGGACCTCAATTCCATACAACCGTCCTCTCATGATTTCAATCTTATTATCGGAAGAAATCGAGGACGGTTTTAAATTTATTTAAAAATAAAAATAAACACGGGAGAAATACTACGTTCTTTTTTCACTTTCGCTTTTACAATCAATACAGAGAACAGCGTAAGGAATGGCTGCGAGCCTTTCCTGTGAAATCTTTTTTGTACAGCGTGCACAAACTCCATACTTATCATTTTCCAGGCGAATAAGAGCCGATTCAACCTTATTCAGTCGGAGAATATCTTGTGAGCTGAGGGCTTCCAGAGTTCTCACATCAATATCATTTGATGCTATATCTGCCAAATCCTTGACGCCGAGATCTTCAACAGCGGCCTTGAAATCTTCATTTTCTGAAATAAGATTCCGCAGTACCTGCCCCTTTATATCCAGCAGTGTTGTTCTCATCTTGTCCTGAAACTCTTTATCCATGGTTCTTTCCATACCTTTTTAGAAGGGGGTATTTATATCCGCAATAATCTGTATTATTTAGCAGAAAATGTCAAGGAGTTGACAAAGGCTATCCGATCTCCTAATATGCTAATCACTATAAATGTCAGGAGTCATCTGTTTGTCAAAAGAAGAAGCAATAGAAGTTGAGGGCATCGTTAAAGAATCCCTGCCTAATACAATGTTCCGAGTTGAAGTAGCCAATGGCCATGTTATCCTTGCTCATCTTTCTGGAAAAATGAGAAAACACTATATCCGTATTGTACCCGGGGATAAGGTTAAGGTTGCACTGTCTCCCTATGACCTCAGCCGCGGAAGAATCATCTACAGAGAACGCTGATTCTTCAGCGTAGCAATATCCAGGTAGCCCCCCCGCCACCAGAGCGGCCTTTAGCACGACCGTAATCCCTCACCAGGGGGGATTCTTCAAGATACTTTTTAACAATAGGTCTTAAGACAGAGGACCCCCCCGGTGAGTGCAGGCCTTTTCCATGCACGACCATGACTTTATGAAGTCCCTTCCTTTTTGATTTTTTAATAAAACGATCAAGCTCTATTAAGGCCTCATGACCGTTCCATCCATGCAAATCCAGACTTTCCTGTGGCTCCATACGAGCGATTTCTTTCTTTCTGGTATGTATGATAATTCTATCGGGTATTTCTTTCCTGTCCCCCAGGTTTCTGTCGGGAGGATACATTTCCAGCCAGTCATCCATAAGGGGTTCTTTTTTTTGTACCTGCCTCCCTGGCTTGTCTTCCCCTTTTTTAGGAACCTTATATTTCTGCTCCTGATCCCACTGGGAGAGGATATCTTCAAATTTCATCACTATTCCCTTTAGATAATCGAATCAGTTTATCCAGAGGAATCCAGCCCTCCAGGCCATACGCCGTATGAACCAGGATAAATCCCTTATAGTTTCTGATCAATTCAACAGATGTTCCTTCGGGGATGGTGATCCAGGGGCTTCCCTGGAAATCAGGAATTTTCCTGATGGCAATATCCTGACGAATCACCGCCTCTTTCCGGTTTAAAAGCCAGGAGGAACGGATGAG is a genomic window of Oceanispirochaeta sp. containing:
- a CDS encoding TraR/DksA family transcriptional regulator, with translation MDKEFQDKMRTTLLDIKGQVLRNLISENEDFKAAVEDLGVKDLADIASNDIDVRTLEALSSQDILRLNKVESALIRLENDKYGVCARCTKKISQERLAAIPYAVLCIDCKSESEKRT
- the infA gene encoding translation initiation factor IF-1, which gives rise to MSGVICLSKEEAIEVEGIVKESLPNTMFRVEVANGHVILAHLSGKMRKHYIRIVPGDKVKVALSPYDLSRGRIIYRER
- a CDS encoding Smr/MutS family protein; this encodes MKFEDILSQWDQEQKYKVPKKGEDKPGRQVQKKEPLMDDWLEMYPPDRNLGDRKEIPDRIIIHTRKKEIARMEPQESLDLHGWNGHEALIELDRFIKKSKRKGLHKVMVVHGKGLHSPGGSSVLRPIVKKYLEESPLVRDYGRAKGRSGGGGATWILLR